The following are encoded together in the Adhaeribacter arboris genome:
- the ruvX gene encoding Holliday junction resolvase RuvX: MGRIVAIDYGNKRVGVAVTDPLKLIATPLDTIPTKDIYDFLKKYIQQQEVEAFVVGMPKKLDNTPTDVTGAVIGFVRKLQKEISTIPVHTLDERFTSRMAFQAMIDGGLKKKDRQNKATVDKVSAALILQSFLEANP, from the coding sequence GTGGGCAGAATTGTAGCTATTGATTACGGAAATAAACGGGTAGGAGTGGCCGTAACCGATCCTTTAAAGTTAATCGCAACCCCCCTAGATACCATTCCTACCAAAGATATTTACGATTTTTTAAAAAAGTACATTCAGCAGCAAGAGGTAGAAGCTTTTGTGGTAGGTATGCCCAAAAAACTGGATAATACGCCCACGGATGTAACCGGTGCAGTAATTGGTTTTGTACGCAAACTGCAAAAAGAAATTTCAACTATTCCGGTACATACTTTAGATGAGCGTTTTACCTCCCGTATGGCCTTTCAGGCGATGATTGATGGAGGATTAAAAAAGAAAGACCGCCAGAACAAAGCTACCGTCGATAAAGTAAGCGCCGCCTTAATTCTGCAATCCTTTCTGGAAGCAAATCCATAA
- a CDS encoding S41 family peptidase: MSEKFKNSSFQVRLPLFLGLALAVGILIGANGFRPSGNNPQGTAKSYLKFRDILSYIDRDYVDTVNVEELSDFAINKMLEKLDPHTAYIPASEMDVARSYLEGDFDGIGVEFNIFKDTVYIVAPLSGGPSEAVGLQAGDKIIKVDGKTIAGNGITTQGVFERLRGSKGTKVNLTILRRNEKKPMDFTVTRNKIPTVSVETGYMVDNRTGYIKVTRFSANTYDEFKSTLVKLKKKGMDRLILDLRGNPGGYMDRATRMADEFISGNKKIVYTDGKGTKYDNETYAHVRGEFEDGPVIVLIDEGSASASEIVSGALQDNDRALIVGRRSFGKGLVQMPIPLNDGSELRLTISRYFTPSGRSIQKPYTEGMENYEMDILNRFQRGEFFHPDSIKFNDSLKYKTLHGRIVYGGGGIMPDVFVARDTMEVSNYLNELYSKNLVREFALTYFQDHKAELQKMPFEKFKATFEVSDRMLDAINKEAKDLKIKYNDTEFKRSKNLLKNNIKAYIARSVYGPEGLYPIFHETDPDFQQALKLFDQANKLNKGYVQLGINKFRVEN; encoded by the coding sequence ATGAGCGAAAAATTTAAAAACTCTTCTTTCCAGGTAAGATTACCTTTGTTTCTGGGTTTAGCATTGGCAGTTGGTATTTTAATCGGGGCGAATGGGTTTCGGCCTTCCGGTAATAACCCCCAGGGAACCGCAAAAAGTTACCTTAAATTCCGGGACATTCTTTCTTACATCGATCGGGATTACGTGGATACGGTAAATGTAGAAGAACTGTCGGACTTTGCCATAAACAAGATGCTCGAAAAGCTGGACCCGCATACAGCTTATATTCCGGCCAGTGAAATGGATGTGGCCCGGTCGTATTTAGAAGGTGATTTTGACGGTATAGGCGTTGAGTTTAATATCTTTAAAGATACCGTTTACATTGTAGCTCCGCTTAGTGGCGGCCCCTCGGAAGCAGTAGGTTTGCAAGCCGGCGATAAAATCATTAAGGTAGATGGTAAAACCATTGCCGGAAACGGTATTACCACCCAAGGAGTTTTTGAAAGATTACGTGGCAGTAAAGGCACCAAAGTAAACCTGACCATTCTGCGGCGGAACGAGAAAAAACCAATGGATTTTACCGTTACCCGCAATAAAATACCTACCGTTTCGGTTGAAACCGGCTATATGGTAGATAATCGTACCGGGTACATCAAAGTTACCCGCTTTTCGGCCAATACCTACGATGAATTTAAATCAACCTTGGTTAAATTAAAAAAGAAAGGCATGGACCGGCTCATCCTGGATTTACGGGGTAACCCGGGCGGCTACATGGACCGGGCGACGCGCATGGCCGATGAATTTATCTCGGGTAATAAAAAAATCGTCTATACCGATGGCAAGGGTACTAAATACGACAATGAAACCTATGCCCACGTGCGCGGAGAATTTGAAGACGGGCCGGTAATTGTACTGATTGATGAGGGCAGCGCTTCGGCTTCCGAAATTGTTTCGGGAGCTTTACAAGATAACGACCGTGCCTTAATTGTAGGTCGGCGGTCTTTCGGGAAAGGTTTGGTACAAATGCCTATTCCGTTGAATGATGGCTCTGAATTACGCTTAACTATTTCGCGCTATTTCACGCCCAGTGGCCGTTCCATCCAGAAGCCATATACCGAAGGCATGGAAAACTACGAAATGGATATTTTAAATCGCTTCCAGCGCGGGGAGTTTTTCCATCCGGACAGCATTAAATTTAATGATTCATTAAAGTATAAAACACTGCATGGCCGTATAGTTTACGGCGGCGGCGGAATTATGCCGGATGTATTTGTAGCCCGCGATACCATGGAAGTTAGTAATTACCTGAACGAACTTTACAGTAAAAATTTAGTCCGCGAATTTGCGCTCACTTACTTCCAAGACCATAAAGCCGAACTGCAAAAAATGCCTTTCGAAAAGTTTAAAGCTACTTTCGAGGTAAGCGATAGAATGTTGGACGCTATCAACAAAGAGGCCAAGGATTTAAAAATTAAATACAACGATACGGAATTTAAACGATCCAAAAACCTGCTTAAAAATAATATCAAAGCGTATATTGCCCGTAGTGTTTACGGTCCGGAAGGATTGTATCCTATCTTTCACGAAACCGACCCTGATTTCCAGCAAGCACTTAAATTGTTCGACCAAGCCAATAAGTTAAACAAAGGCTACGTGCAATTAGGTATCAATAAATTTAGAGTGGAAAATTAG
- a CDS encoding DUF6984 family protein, whose amino-acid sequence MTKRPIKEQELNLVKHLLQLTSKLNFDLTKFTTVIELEDGGMGSIRFINNKPARVYGTDLVQVEYIDEDKVPVLITVTIGNHQELFELEFWKVDFGKLLRNPNPSEITIKN is encoded by the coding sequence ATGACTAAAAGACCGATAAAGGAACAAGAACTAAATCTGGTTAAGCACCTACTTCAACTTACTTCCAAATTAAATTTTGATTTAACTAAATTTACTACCGTTATAGAATTAGAAGATGGTGGAATGGGTAGTATTCGTTTTATAAATAATAAGCCCGCCAGAGTTTATGGGACAGATCTTGTGCAAGTTGAATATATTGACGAAGACAAAGTTCCGGTATTAATTACGGTAACCATAGGTAATCATCAAGAATTGTTTGAACTGGAATTTTGGAAAGTAGATTTTGGGAAACTCCTCCGTAATCCCAATCCTTCTGAAATAACCATAAAAAACTAA
- a CDS encoding phosphatidate cytidylyltransferase has product MPAEPTEKKQLNNFQQRVLVGLAGGALFIGAIYFDQWTFAVLFLGLTVLGIREFYQLLTLRGFAPNYNAGIVLGSALFVLIFLLQLKVVQPKALFALPPIVFFVFIAELFRKKEQPFVNIALTLVGMLYVGGSFSMLPILGFLKGYYSWQVIMGTMLLIWASDSGAYFVGKTFGKHKLFPRISPGKTWEGWVGGAFAALLVGYFLSVYFQDLNLLQWLGIAVIVSIFGVLGDLIESLLKRSLQVKDSGTLIPGHGGILDRFDSLVLVVPFIVAFLKLF; this is encoded by the coding sequence ATGCCCGCTGAACCAACCGAAAAAAAGCAGTTAAATAATTTTCAGCAACGTGTATTGGTGGGCTTAGCCGGGGGAGCCTTATTTATCGGCGCAATTTACTTTGATCAGTGGACATTTGCTGTTTTATTTCTCGGCTTAACGGTGCTCGGTATTCGGGAATTTTATCAATTACTTACTTTGCGGGGTTTTGCGCCTAATTACAACGCCGGCATTGTATTAGGCAGTGCCTTATTCGTGTTAATTTTTCTGCTGCAATTAAAAGTGGTGCAACCAAAGGCCTTGTTTGCTTTGCCCCCCATTGTTTTTTTTGTTTTTATCGCCGAATTGTTCCGTAAAAAAGAACAACCCTTTGTAAATATTGCTCTTACACTTGTCGGAATGTTGTACGTAGGCGGCTCTTTTAGTATGCTGCCCATTTTAGGCTTTTTAAAGGGCTATTATAGTTGGCAAGTAATTATGGGTACGATGCTGCTAATTTGGGCTTCTGATTCAGGGGCATATTTTGTTGGGAAAACTTTTGGTAAGCATAAATTATTTCCAAGAATTTCGCCGGGTAAAACTTGGGAAGGTTGGGTTGGCGGTGCTTTCGCTGCTCTACTGGTTGGCTATTTTCTGTCGGTGTATTTTCAGGACTTAAATTTATTGCAGTGGTTGGGTATTGCCGTAATCGTTTCTATTTTCGGTGTACTCGGCGATTTAATTGAATCGCTATTAAAGCGTAGCTTGCAGGTAAAAGACTCAGGTACTCTTATTCCTGGTCATGGTGGTATTCTCGACCGGTTTGATAGCTTAGTATTAGTAGTACCTTTTATCGTTGCTTTCCTGAAGTTGTTTTAA
- a CDS encoding CPBP family intramembrane glutamic endopeptidase yields MPANSWVINWNANVHFPEALKAFETWAKSKEETLKVLTNQLTVFDNPGQFLFGMLIFGLIPAIGEEIVFRGLLQRSLNRVLRNTHVAVWVAAFIFGAIHMQFYGFIPRMLLGAILGYLYAWSGNIWVPIAGHFMNNGFTVLVLYLQQRKFINFQIEATTAMPLSSIMLSLIISVLTLLYLYRSYKNLPMKQPSELPTT; encoded by the coding sequence ATGCCCGCCAATTCCTGGGTAATTAACTGGAATGCCAACGTGCATTTTCCGGAAGCGCTAAAAGCTTTTGAAACCTGGGCAAAGTCAAAGGAAGAAACTCTCAAAGTTTTAACTAACCAACTAACTGTATTTGATAATCCGGGACAGTTTCTTTTTGGTATGTTGATTTTTGGTTTGATTCCGGCGATAGGAGAGGAGATTGTTTTCAGAGGTTTGCTGCAGCGCAGCTTAAACCGGGTATTGAGAAATACACATGTAGCCGTTTGGGTAGCCGCGTTTATTTTTGGTGCTATTCATATGCAGTTTTATGGCTTTATTCCGCGCATGTTATTAGGCGCCATTCTAGGATACTTATACGCTTGGTCGGGTAATATCTGGGTGCCCATTGCCGGGCATTTTATGAATAATGGTTTTACCGTACTGGTTCTTTACTTGCAACAACGAAAATTTATAAACTTTCAGATTGAGGCTACCACGGCTATGCCCTTGAGTAGTATTATGCTTTCTTTAATTATCAGCGTACTCACCCTTTTATACCTTTACCGGAGTTACAAAAATTTACCTATGAAGCAGCCTTCCGAACTGCCAACAACTTAA
- the dusB gene encoding tRNA dihydrouridine synthase DusB gives MVKIGNITLPDFPLLLAPMEDVSDPPFRAVCKANGADFMYTEFISSEGLIRAAAKSRQKLDVFDYERPIGIQIFGSDIESMRESAVISAAAGPDLIDINYGCPVKNVACKGAGAALLRDVPKMVQMTAAIVKATTLPVTVKTRLGWDDATKNVTEVAERLQDIGIQALSIHGRTRVQMYKGEADWRLIAEVKNNPRIKIPIFGNGDIDSPQKALEYKNRYGVDGVMIGRAAIGYPWVFREIKHYVRTGEMLAPPTLEERITNCKLHFSRSLEWKGERQGIFEMRRHYANYFKGLSNFKPFRVRLVQTESPAEVYDILEEVALSESLIYAD, from the coding sequence TTGGTAAAGATAGGAAATATTACTCTACCGGACTTTCCGCTTCTATTAGCGCCTATGGAAGACGTGAGCGATCCGCCCTTCCGGGCCGTATGCAAGGCGAACGGCGCCGACTTCATGTACACCGAATTTATTTCGTCGGAAGGATTAATTCGGGCAGCCGCTAAAAGCCGGCAGAAATTAGATGTATTTGATTACGAACGCCCTATTGGCATACAGATATTTGGCAGTGATATAGAATCTATGCGGGAGTCAGCGGTAATTTCTGCCGCTGCCGGGCCGGACTTAATTGATATTAATTACGGCTGCCCGGTAAAAAATGTGGCTTGTAAGGGAGCTGGCGCGGCTTTGTTACGCGATGTTCCTAAAATGGTGCAAATGACCGCAGCCATTGTAAAAGCCACTACTTTACCGGTTACGGTAAAAACCCGCCTCGGCTGGGACGATGCCACGAAAAACGTAACCGAAGTAGCGGAGCGCTTGCAGGATATTGGTATTCAGGCCTTATCCATTCACGGCCGTACCCGGGTACAGATGTACAAAGGAGAGGCTGATTGGCGTTTAATTGCCGAAGTAAAAAATAATCCCCGCATTAAAATTCCAATTTTCGGTAACGGGGATATAGATTCTCCGCAAAAAGCGCTGGAATACAAGAACCGTTACGGGGTGGATGGCGTGATGATTGGCCGGGCCGCTATTGGTTACCCTTGGGTATTCCGGGAAATAAAACATTACGTGCGAACCGGCGAGATGCTGGCTCCGCCAACGTTAGAAGAACGGATTACCAATTGCAAACTACATTTCAGCCGTTCTCTGGAATGGAAAGGTGAACGTCAAGGCATTTTTGAAATGCGCCGGCATTATGCTAATTATTTTAAAGGCCTGTCTAATTTTAAACCCTTTCGCGTGCGCTTGGTTCAAACCGAATCCCCGGCAGAAGTTTACGATATTTTAGAAGAAGTAGCTTTATCAGAATCGCTGATTTACGCGGATTAA
- a CDS encoding GxxExxY protein has product MNKEYAYADITRKVIGCARQVHTVLGNGFQEVIYQRSLAIEMQAAGLQFAREIEMLLYYKDQEVGIRRVDFLVENPVLVGLKAVSEITMLHHAQIINYLNAYRLQVGLLVSFGGKSLTYIRFVKTKNLRNLILLILAIILNSPSIYIWVIRKSA; this is encoded by the coding sequence ATGAATAAAGAGTATGCTTATGCGGATATCACCCGAAAAGTAATTGGTTGTGCTAGGCAAGTTCATACTGTATTAGGTAATGGCTTTCAGGAAGTTATTTATCAACGTTCTTTAGCAATTGAAATGCAGGCTGCCGGACTACAATTTGCTAGGGAAATAGAGATGCTATTATATTATAAAGACCAGGAGGTGGGTATCCGTAGAGTTGATTTTCTAGTAGAAAATCCTGTATTAGTCGGATTAAAAGCCGTATCAGAGATTACTATGCTTCACCATGCTCAAATTATCAACTATCTTAACGCTTATAGATTGCAAGTAGGTTTATTGGTTAGTTTTGGTGGAAAAAGCTTAACATATATACGATTCGTAAAAACAAAAAACTTACGTAATCTCATTTTACTAATTCTAGCCATCATATTAAACTCTCCATCTATTTACATCTGGGTAATACGCAAATCCGCATAA
- a CDS encoding amino acid permease: MNFRNLFRRKDIASIVAEFDHNESLHTTGGLVRNLTLRDLTALGIAAVIGAGIFSTIGNASAAGGPAVSLLFVFTAVACAFSAMCYAQFASTVPVSGSAYTYAYTSFGELIAWIIGWDLLMEYCIGNIAVAISWSDYLTSFLSGLGLDIPLYLTMDYLSASRGHSAVTELLAQGKTLADATPILRDAYSAWQIAPTFGPIRLVADIPALFITIVITYLVYVGIKESKQTANFLVLLKLLVIIMVIVVGAFYVQPANWSPFAPNGISGVLKGVSAVFFAYIGFDAISTTAEECKNPQRDLPKAMIYALIICTLLYVTITLVLTGMVSYTELGIGDPLAYVFERLHLNIISGIVAFSAVIAMTSVLLVFQIGQPRIWMSMSRDGLLPHAFSKVHPKFKTPYFATIISGMAVGIPALFMNLTEVTDLTSIGTLFAFVLVCGGILLIDHDQARLPGTKGFRVPYYNAKFILPTLLLVGILVALYFNPQGIQHFFSLSDGINSGWDVVKHRLPMYGFLVVCLVLTYYAYTRNLSLIPVLGLLTNLYLMTELGITNWSRFLLWLALGLVIYFSYSYRHSKLNR; this comes from the coding sequence ATGAATTTTAGGAATCTTTTTCGCCGAAAAGATATAGCTTCTATTGTTGCCGAATTCGACCATAACGAATCCTTGCATACTACGGGTGGTTTGGTGCGCAATCTTACTTTAAGAGACTTAACGGCGCTGGGTATAGCGGCGGTAATTGGGGCGGGCATTTTTAGTACGATTGGTAATGCCAGTGCGGCAGGCGGTCCGGCTGTTTCGCTTTTATTTGTATTTACCGCCGTGGCTTGTGCCTTCTCGGCCATGTGCTACGCTCAGTTTGCCTCTACCGTGCCGGTTTCGGGTAGTGCTTATACCTATGCGTATACTTCTTTCGGAGAATTAATCGCCTGGATTATTGGTTGGGATTTATTAATGGAGTATTGCATCGGTAATATTGCGGTAGCCATCTCGTGGTCCGATTACCTTACTTCTTTTTTAAGCGGGTTGGGTTTAGATATTCCTTTGTACCTGACCATGGATTATTTATCCGCTTCCCGGGGCCACTCGGCGGTTACGGAACTTTTGGCGCAAGGTAAAACGCTGGCCGATGCTACTCCTATTTTACGAGATGCTTACTCTGCCTGGCAAATAGCGCCTACTTTTGGTCCCATTCGTTTAGTGGCCGATATTCCGGCCTTGTTCATTACCATTGTTATTACTTACCTGGTTTACGTAGGTATTAAAGAATCGAAACAAACCGCAAATTTTCTGGTGCTGCTTAAATTACTGGTAATTATAATGGTGATTGTAGTAGGCGCTTTTTACGTACAACCGGCTAACTGGAGCCCTTTTGCCCCCAATGGAATAAGCGGAGTTTTAAAAGGAGTTTCCGCGGTATTTTTTGCTTATATCGGGTTCGATGCCATTTCTACTACGGCCGAGGAATGTAAAAACCCGCAGCGCGATTTGCCGAAAGCCATGATTTACGCGCTGATTATTTGTACTCTTTTGTACGTAACCATCACCTTAGTTTTAACGGGCATGGTGTCTTATACTGAACTCGGTATCGGGGATCCACTGGCTTACGTTTTCGAGCGGTTACATTTAAATATAATCTCCGGTATTGTGGCTTTCAGCGCTGTAATTGCCATGACGAGTGTATTGCTGGTGTTTCAGATTGGGCAGCCCCGGATTTGGATGAGTATGAGCCGCGATGGCTTGTTGCCCCATGCTTTTTCCAAGGTTCATCCAAAGTTTAAAACTCCTTATTTCGCTACTATTATTTCAGGTATGGCGGTAGGTATTCCGGCTTTATTTATGAACCTGACGGAAGTAACCGATTTAACCAGCATTGGTACTTTGTTCGCGTTTGTTTTGGTATGCGGCGGTATTTTACTCATCGACCACGACCAAGCCCGGTTGCCCGGTACGAAAGGTTTCCGGGTACCTTATTATAACGCTAAATTTATTTTGCCCACCTTATTACTAGTAGGCATACTCGTAGCATTGTACTTTAATCCCCAAGGAATACAGCATTTCTTTAGTTTAAGCGACGGAATAAATTCAGGTTGGGACGTAGTAAAACACCGGTTGCCTATGTACGGATTCTTGGTGGTATGCCTGGTTCTTACGTACTATGCTTATACCCGAAATTTATCTTTAATACCGGTTTTAGGCCTGCTCACTAATTTATACCTAATGACCGAATTAGGTATTACCAACTGGAGCCGTTTTCTATTATGGCTGGCTTTAGGTCTAGTGATTTACTTTAGTTACAGTTATCGGCATAGTAAACTGAATCGCTAA